Within the Phaseolus vulgaris cultivar G19833 chromosome 9, P. vulgaris v2.0, whole genome shotgun sequence genome, the region TGTAATGGAATTTGAGACACTGTGGATATTCCTCCCAACACTCATCCCTTTGATTGTAAAGAGTTTAAAAAGTTATCTTATGAGAGTATTGAGGCTCACTTATTATTTTGCTTAAGTATTAAACAGGTTTGctcaaatataataaattagttattttgAGATATTTTCTCCTgatcttaatttttattatgcTTGCCTTCACTTCCACCAACCATTGTACATTCACCAACTTAACGTGAGCAACACGTTTTTACATGGAACTCTTTCAAAAGACATGTCTATCACTATTcctattaatatcattaattccAAACGTTTTATATGTCGCAAGCACTATACATCACTATATGGTCTGAAGTTGTTTACTCTATTGCTTTCTTATGATTGTCATCAAGCTCATATTAATACAACTTGTTCATTAAGACCATGAAATCCAAACTCACTACATTCATAGtttatgttaatatatttactGGTAATTCTGTTGAAGAAAATTTCAAACCATAAATACGTGTATGCATTAATTATtcgaataaaaatataatatcaattaacgattgtcatattataattacagtatacatatataataataaaataaaaatgaaaatgaaaataaacttatctataagataattttttataataataaaacaaaataatattatacttGTAAacgttattttataatttttttttaatttatgtatattttaatttattttatgtaaaaccttatttaatttttttgtttatgaagaaaattttttaaacaaagaTTTAAGGGAAttgcttcctacacccaatcaaTTTTGACTCGCACCCCaacgaaaattttaaaatcccaTTCTGCCACTTTTTACACATTTGCTTACAGACTTCAATATCCGAAAGTCATTTTTATACATTTTGGATTTCGAAATCTGGAAGatcattttcatatttcatttaagTTTCCGGATGGTCATATCCATACGTGAGTTATGACTTCCAGATTTTCATATTCGAAATGGTGTGCTGTAAATGGTGTTGAAGATTGAGATCCAGAACTCATTTATGTTTGCTTACGGATCTTGACATCCAGAAGGTTATTTATGCTGTCCAAATAAGCTTTCAGATGGTGAAATTCGGAAGTGACATATTAGTTCTGGAATTGTATATCCGAAACTTTGTAATTTGACTTacaaatatgaatatttaaagggcaaaaatttaaaattattaaagacAAAATGGACATTTCATGTGAATATGTTGGGTGCAAATTATATGGTGCAGGCAGAATCAGCCAAGATTTAAATCTAAGTCAATTTTTAGATCCAGGAAAAAAAGAGACCAAGCAGCAGCAGGAATCCAAGgagtgcttcttcctgcacctccatcccTTCTTCAGCCACCCCATAGTAAACATGATTTTACTATTATGCCCCtcagtaaaataatattaaaaatgtaaaactaAACCTAATTTTACCCACCCACTTTACTATCTCTTTGCTTCCTTTCACAGCAGCAGAAGGGTGCGGCGACACCCACCCCTCCCATTCACCTTCTTTTTCTTCCAGCAGCCATTCTCGCCTCCATTCTCGCCCAGCAGCTCCATCCTCGTCACCATTGACTTCCATTGTAACTCCAAGCATTGAGCCTCTTCATCCAAGGTtagttctggattttttttaaaggaatTGTTTTAAAGCATGCACTGTTTTGTTCCGCATCACAGAGATCTCTAAAATCCGGTAGTGTGTAGTTAGGTTCCGTATTCAATAATCCGGTAGTGTTTTTCAATAGTCCCAAATCCGGTAGTCTTTTTTGAATAGTTATGGATTACATAGGTTTCAGATTAAATAATCCGGTAGTTTTTTTGAATAGTTCTGGATTGCATAGGTTTTCGGATTAAATAATCCGGTAGTGATTAATTAGTTATATAATCCggtatgtattttttaattgttggtTCCGGATTAGATAATCCGGTAtgtgttttttaattgttgGTTTCGGATTAGATAATCCGGTAGTATTAATTTTAGGCTAATCCGGTAATGACTTTTTTTGGAGTTTCACTTATGCAATcttgtttagtttattttgtttccagttgaaattttttttttttagattatgtGCCATGATTCACCTATGACAGATATGGCTAAAACAAGAGGTGGTGGATCTCAAGGTCATGATCGAACAAGACCAACGGCATCCGTCCGTAGAAGAGATCGAGGTGTTGTGGAGGAAAGAATTGGAGATGTTAATATTGATAATGACAATCAACCAGAATTACATGATGATAGGCAAATGGACCAGGGAGAAGGGTTTCCTGGAGGACCTTCTGATATGTCTTTGCTGGTAAATTTTGCTGACCATGTTGCTGTTAAGCTTTGGGATGGTGAGGTAAGAACAAAAAAaccttcaattaaattgtttttgttaattattgtttaaattgatttaattatattaaatatatacaaattttgtattagGATCGGGGAGAACTTAAATTGGTATCCCACGGTAGGAAATTCCGTAAATTTGGGATGCCTCATGCTGAGATTAAAGTTCTTGTACAAAATTCTGGATTATTTAGTCTGTGCAATATAAGCTATGAGGTGGGGGACAGAGGGTTGATTTAAGCCTTTGTTGAAAGGTGGCATGCTGAGACAAATTCCTTCCACCTTCCCATAGGTGAGATGACCATCACACTTGATGATGTGTCATCTCTTTTACACCTCCCCATTTTGGGTCAATTCCCTACGTATGTGCCCTTAGAGTACAACGGAGTTGCAACTATTTTAACTGAGTTATTAGGGGTGGAGGAGGCTCGTGGGAAGGCTGAGATGAGGCAGTGTCGAGGCGTCCACGTACGATTGAGTTGGCTTCGAGATATATATGCGGAATGTTGCGCTCAAGAGGCTTGGGAGTGTGCTGCTAGAGCTTACTTGTTGCATGTGGTTGGATGCATTATTTTTGCAGATAAAAGTGCCACATCTGTATCTGTTTCGTACTTGTTGTTATTCAACAATCTTCGTATGTGCGGTGGATACGCATGGGGAGCAGCAGCACTTACACATGTATATGAGCAGTTGAAGGATGCCTCCTACTTTAACACAAAGCAGTTAGGCAGTTATGTGACACTTGTTCAGGTATGAAACCATACAAATAATTAGCAATCACATGTTACATtccataattttttgtattaaatattttataattaatataatggaATTACGCAGGCATGGATTTATGAGCACTTCTCGGGCATGGGAAGAAGGGATATTAATCCCTCATATGACGAGGCACATCCGCGGGCAGCACGATACATTGTTGCCCATCAGATTTGTGCGGTTGGTGATGTGCGGGTGCAGTTGGATGGGCTCACACACGATGACGTCATCTGGACTCCATATGAGGACCACAGATTGAGCAGGTCATTTGAGACCATTTATTTATTCTCGGGTCACCTACGATTGGGCAACTTATTACAGAGACATATGCCCGAGCGTGTGTTGCGCCAATTTGGCTACGAGCAGAGCATTCCACCATCACCGATGTCGACTGAGAGTCCTGATGCACATGTCATTGATCAAAGGTGGTTGCAATTTGATCACTACTTGGTGACAGGTTTGACAGCTGCTTCTAGTCCATCTGCATGTGTTCCTGAGTACATGTCTTAGTTCAGGACGGTGTCATACCCATACATTCGCAGAGGTGAGCTTGGAGATCGACCCATTGTTGTACCGCATCGTCGCCTTCGTAGTCCAAATGCTGAGCAGGCAGGTCTCTCGTCTCAAGATGAGCGTGCACATTcgataagtttttttttattgttatgtgattaaacaatatatttgagaagtttaatttattttgaagttgGTGCAGGGTATATTTAGGCGCATTGTTAGTATTCTCCAACGCATGATAGATTGTCGTCAGGTCACTGAAGGCACTGACGCATATGAGAGTACAGAGGCAGCACTGCATTTAGCCCGAAGCGTGACAAATGACGGGGCGGTGTACACTAGACGATCACGTAATGTTTGTGGACGTCgttgatattttgttttattacatgattgtaataataataactttgtATGTGTACAATATGGTTGTAGTGTTTGCTAtgttgtaataataataactttatGTTGTAGTGtttgctattttatttttatctgacATAAACACGAATTCATTATGAATCGGAAATgaagtaataaattatgaatcaaaagttaagtaataaattatgaataagaACCCCACATTATAAATTATGTCTACATCAATCGTCTCCAAGGTTCACATATGTCGGATTAATACTAATTAATTGGGTAAAAGATTGCATCCTACCAACGTAATATGATGACCATAACCTTGCCTCTGGGTAACAATGTGTACACCATAAAATGTCAGCGGTAGGTATGGGACAATCATCAACCATTTTTACCTGCACAAAGTGTGAATCATATACATGACCAATACATAGTAATCGGTGTAGACCAACATCGGTAGGGGGTGCAGTACGTAATGGGAAAATAgtaatattttgtttcaaaGACAAACAAACTAAGATAATATTGTATCTGCTTGCTATTAAGTATCCCATATCCGGTATTGTCATCCATTTGTCAACACTAGCCTGCAAAATACAATAATGAAATTAGATAGCATACAAGTTCAATTAATCAATGCACATGACTCTTATGAATATACACTTACCACTGACAACTCATCCACTAGTAGGGATCTCTTGATATGTTCTACCCGTTGATGACCACCTAATAATGTTGCATATTCTTCACGCCACTGAGATATTTCTTTGAATAAATCCATTCTGATAAGTGGCCATGACTCTTCACCCATCCCCAACAAGGAGGCAATAGCACGAAACCCACAATGTTCATCTGCTTTAACATCTATTACATCCAAAATATAAGGGTGACATTTCGGATGAAATTGATTAAGCATGGGAATTGCATTGGTGTTGGCCGTCACCTTAACCTTTCCCTTAGGAGTCTTCAAAGATGATGAGCTATCATTTACAATATGGATGCGATCTACATGCTCAAAATATGAAGGGATGCGTTTTGTAGACCTCTgaaatttgtttgtttgactCTTTTGGGATCCTTTTGTCTTGACTACATTAAGTGGTGCACATAATGTTGTCATGTCTGGGTAGGCAATTTCACGCAACTTGTTTTTAATTGTCACTTTGCCACACATGTCAACCTGTTTGAACCGGGATAGAATGACATCCCATTCTTGTTGAATTGACAACTCAGATGATGAATCACATTCAGATAAATCTGAAAAGCTTAGTCTCGTCCACATAACATGAACTTCACTAAGAGGAATGACACCCATAGCATATCTGGCTAATTGACAAGCAC harbors:
- the LOC137822296 gene encoding protein MAINTENANCE OF MERISTEMS-like, yielding MTITLDDVSSLLHLPILGQFPTYVPLEYNGVATILTELLGVEEARGKAEMRQCRGVHVRLSWLRDIYAECCAQEAWECAARAYLLHVVGCIIFADKSATSVSVSYLLLFNNLRMCGGYAWGAAALTHVYEQLKDASYFNTKQLGSYVTLVQAWIYEHFSGMGRRDINPSYDEAHPRAARYIVAHQICAVGDVRVQLDGLTHDDVIWTPYEDHRLSRSFETIYLFSGHLRLGNLLQRHMPERVLRQFGYEQSIPPSPMSTESPDAHVIDQRWLQFDHYLVTGLTAASSPSACVPEYMS